The Sphingobacterium bambusae genome includes a window with the following:
- a CDS encoding ABC transporter permease has translation MSIKKELLLLSRDIGGIVILFVMPMLLLVAVTMVQSGSFDSLLGTRMQVLLVDHDQDSISLRIKQSFAKDGSLELISQLGGKPISESEAKALVHQGAYQLAIVLPKDLSKDLNVHVKQNVDKILAEFDFSGDTTRRIAVAPVAAKEIKLYFDPATQAAFKTAVKMSIDKLVSNIETQTIYSTFQSELGEQQDNNFTEQQFISFKEVDDNENGKTVIPNAAQHNVPAWALFAIFFIVVPLSINIVKEKSQGTMVRISTSPTSYATFLLGKTVGYLIVSLIQFYLMLLVGVYLFPYLGLHQFQVQGYFPLLSLIAIFSGLAAIGLGILIGTIASTQEQSAPFGATLTVVLAAFGGVWVPVFLMPNIMQKLSVLSPMNWGLSAFYDVLLRHAGLTAILPAIILLFLFFILTLSIAIIYDKKKKTI, from the coding sequence ATGTCTATAAAAAAAGAGTTGTTGTTGCTATCCCGTGATATTGGCGGTATCGTCATCCTCTTTGTCATGCCCATGCTGCTCCTTGTTGCAGTGACAATGGTCCAAAGTGGCTCCTTCGATTCTTTGTTGGGGACGCGGATGCAGGTATTGCTTGTTGATCATGATCAGGACAGCATTTCACTGCGTATTAAACAAAGCTTTGCTAAGGATGGATCGCTTGAGCTTATCAGTCAACTCGGGGGGAAACCAATCTCGGAAAGTGAAGCTAAAGCCTTGGTTCATCAGGGCGCCTATCAGCTCGCCATTGTGCTGCCCAAAGATCTAAGTAAAGATCTTAATGTACATGTGAAGCAGAATGTCGATAAGATATTGGCGGAGTTTGATTTTAGTGGGGATACAACGAGAAGGATTGCCGTAGCCCCTGTCGCAGCAAAAGAAATTAAACTCTATTTTGATCCCGCAACACAAGCCGCATTTAAAACGGCCGTAAAGATGTCTATCGACAAGCTTGTATCCAACATCGAAACGCAGACAATATATAGTACCTTCCAGTCCGAGCTTGGCGAACAACAAGATAACAACTTTACCGAGCAGCAGTTCATTTCGTTTAAAGAGGTTGATGACAACGAGAATGGAAAGACGGTGATTCCGAATGCCGCTCAGCACAATGTTCCTGCTTGGGCTTTATTCGCTATCTTTTTTATCGTGGTGCCGCTATCGATTAATATCGTCAAAGAAAAATCACAGGGTACTATGGTGCGCATCAGCACCAGTCCGACTTCCTACGCCACATTCCTGCTGGGCAAGACCGTGGGGTACCTGATCGTTAGTCTTATTCAGTTTTACCTGATGCTGCTCGTTGGGGTTTATCTTTTCCCCTATTTAGGTCTTCATCAATTTCAGGTGCAGGGTTATTTTCCCTTACTGAGCCTGATTGCTATTTTCAGCGGATTGGCCGCCATAGGTTTGGGCATACTAATAGGCACCATAGCCAGTACACAAGAGCAGTCCGCTCCTTTTGGAGCTACATTAACGGTTGTGCTGGCCGCATTTGGTGGCGTTTGGGTGCCCGTGTTCTTGATGCCCAATATCATGCAGAAACTATCAGTCTTATCGCCGATGAACTGGGGATTAAGTGCTTTTTATGATGTGTTGTTAAGACATGCCGGACTTACGGCTATTCTTCCTGCTATTATTTTACTATTTTTGTTTTTTATCCTGACCCTAAGCATCGCCATCATCTATGACAAAAAGAAGAAGACCATTTAG
- a CDS encoding phosphopantetheine-binding protein produces MAELKEELKGKIIEVLNLEDITVADINDSDPLFGDGLGLDSIDALELIVLMDKEYGIKLSDPKQGKTIFQSIESMAAYIAENRTK; encoded by the coding sequence ATGGCAGAGTTAAAAGAAGAATTAAAAGGGAAGATCATTGAAGTGCTGAATCTCGAAGATATCACTGTTGCCGATATCAACGATAGCGATCCTTTATTTGGAGACGGGCTGGGGTTGGATTCTATCGATGCCTTGGAGCTGATCGTTTTGATGGACAAAGAATATGGAATTAAGTTGTCTGATCCTAAGCAAGGAAAGACTATTTTTCAGTCTATAGAAAGCATGGCGGCATACATTGCCGAAAACAGGACGAAGTAA
- a CDS encoding phosphopantetheine-binding protein — protein MNKVSIHQKINEILIEEFEVDEEVISPDASLKESLDLDSLDYVDLVVIMESNFGVKLVEADFAEMVTFQDFYDVVERKIAAKN, from the coding sequence ATGAATAAGGTGAGCATACATCAAAAGATAAACGAAATATTGATCGAGGAGTTTGAGGTAGACGAGGAGGTTATCAGTCCAGATGCATCTTTGAAAGAATCGCTTGACCTTGATAGCTTGGATTATGTCGATTTGGTGGTTATCATGGAGTCTAATTTTGGTGTTAAATTGGTTGAGGCAGATTTTGCAGAAATGGTGACGTTTCAGGATTTTTACGACGTGGTAGAACGTAAAATCGCTGCTAAAAACTAA
- a CDS encoding ABC transporter ATP-binding protein, producing MSKTVIHIDSLSKKYKGSQSFAVENLNLTISQGEIFGLLGPNGAGKTTLISMLCGLVKPSAGAFTVHGYSYSNSARQLRAAIGVVPQDFALYPSLTAKENLCYFGSMYGLKGKSLEEKADAALASLGLDKHQDKRVETFSGGMKRRVNLLAAVLHRPAVLFLDEPTVGVDVHSKKAIIDYLQALNEQGTTIVYTSHHLQEAQEFCTRVGIIESGQLWRIGAPEALIASVPQAHNLEDVFINLTGKGFRDV from the coding sequence GTGAGTAAGACTGTCATACATATAGACTCGCTTTCGAAAAAATACAAAGGATCGCAGTCGTTTGCTGTTGAAAATTTGAATCTTACGATTTCTCAGGGAGAAATTTTTGGTTTGCTTGGCCCTAATGGAGCAGGTAAGACAACATTAATTTCGATGCTTTGTGGGCTGGTAAAGCCGAGTGCTGGTGCATTTACCGTTCACGGTTATTCATACAGTAATTCAGCACGGCAACTTAGAGCTGCTATCGGTGTTGTGCCGCAAGATTTCGCGTTATATCCCTCGTTGACGGCCAAGGAGAACTTATGCTACTTTGGTAGCATGTACGGCCTTAAAGGCAAGTCATTGGAAGAAAAGGCAGACGCAGCATTGGCCAGTCTTGGCCTCGATAAGCATCAGGACAAGCGTGTCGAAACATTTTCTGGAGGGATGAAGAGACGAGTCAATTTATTGGCTGCCGTTTTACATAGGCCAGCAGTACTTTTTTTGGATGAACCCACTGTAGGTGTTGATGTACATTCAAAAAAAGCCATTATAGATTACTTGCAGGCGCTCAATGAACAGGGAACAACCATCGTATACACTTCGCACCACCTGCAGGAAGCACAGGAATTTTGTACGCGCGTGGGCATCATCGAATCGGGCCAACTATGGCGTATAGGAGCTCCGGAAGCACTTATTGCATCTGTACCTCAGGCACACAATTTGGAGGATGTCTTTATCAATCTAACAGGGAAAGGATTTAGGGATGTCTAA
- a CDS encoding BtrH N-terminal domain-containing protein, translating into MQLDFEHHITAHCENGVASNLLKNRGLPISEPMVFGIGSGLFYVYLPFLKVNHAPGLSYRPAPGWIFNRLAKRLGLKIKRQKFSDKRKAQEVLDQNLENNIPCGLQVGVYHLPYFPEDYRFHFNAHNLVVYGKDGGEYLISDPTMEVVHRLTESELEKVRFAKGVLAPKGHIYYPIHIPEQIDWEGAIVKAIRKTCNDMLAPVPIVGVRGMRMVSRAIRKWPKKVGVKKANYYLAQMVRMQEEIGTGGGGFRYIYSAFLQEAGQKINNNALIALSKEMTAIGDLWRDFAVDASRVYKKRSNQDDVYNKLADDLLRLADLEEQFFKKLKKSV; encoded by the coding sequence ATGCAATTAGATTTTGAACATCATATTACGGCACATTGTGAGAATGGTGTGGCCTCAAACCTATTGAAAAACAGAGGGTTGCCAATTAGTGAACCGATGGTATTTGGGATAGGATCAGGTCTTTTTTACGTGTATCTACCCTTTTTGAAGGTGAACCACGCTCCAGGCTTAAGTTATAGACCGGCGCCGGGATGGATATTCAATCGATTGGCAAAAAGGCTGGGCTTGAAGATAAAGCGGCAAAAGTTCTCCGATAAAAGAAAGGCGCAAGAGGTGCTGGACCAAAATTTGGAAAATAACATTCCCTGTGGCCTGCAGGTAGGTGTTTATCATCTTCCATATTTTCCTGAAGATTATCGTTTCCATTTTAACGCCCACAACCTTGTTGTGTATGGGAAGGATGGGGGAGAATACCTAATCAGCGACCCTACCATGGAAGTGGTACATCGCTTGACCGAAAGCGAATTGGAGAAAGTTCGTTTTGCAAAAGGTGTATTGGCGCCAAAAGGACACATTTATTACCCGATTCATATTCCGGAACAGATTGATTGGGAAGGTGCTATTGTCAAAGCTATTCGTAAAACCTGCAATGATATGTTGGCGCCGGTGCCCATTGTAGGTGTGCGGGGGATGCGCATGGTATCGAGGGCTATTCGAAAATGGCCAAAGAAAGTAGGGGTAAAAAAAGCCAACTATTACCTGGCACAGATGGTGCGTATGCAAGAGGAGATCGGTACAGGCGGTGGAGGTTTCCGTTATATTTATTCGGCATTTTTACAGGAAGCTGGGCAAAAGATCAATAATAACGCGCTGATTGCCCTTTCCAAGGAGATGACAGCCATTGGCGACCTTTGGCGAGATTTCGCGGTGGATGCATCCCGTGTATATAAGAAACGGAGTAACCAAGATGACGTATACAATAAACTGGCAGATGACTTATTGCGTTTAGCCGATTTGGAAGAGCAGTTTTTTAAGAAGTTGAAAAAATCGGTGTGA
- a CDS encoding acyl-CoA thioesterase, protein MTKRRRPFSEETELTETVTIPVRFSEVDSLGIVWHGHYILYFEQGREAFGKAHHIDYLTVQRSGYTTPIVQSRCEHKLPLRYGDNARIVTSFVDTPAAKMIFRFRIYNDADQLVCQGETVQVFLDKDNNLVLGIPEFMLNWKRKVGLL, encoded by the coding sequence ATGACAAAAAGAAGAAGACCATTTAGCGAAGAAACGGAATTAACAGAAACTGTTACCATACCTGTTCGGTTTAGTGAGGTCGACTCCTTGGGCATTGTTTGGCACGGACATTATATACTTTATTTTGAGCAGGGGCGGGAAGCCTTTGGTAAGGCGCACCACATCGATTATTTAACGGTACAGCGATCAGGGTATACCACGCCGATCGTTCAATCTCGTTGTGAGCATAAGCTTCCGCTGCGCTATGGCGACAATGCCCGTATTGTAACCTCTTTTGTGGATACTCCCGCGGCGAAGATGATTTTCCGATTCAGGATATATAACGATGCTGATCAGTTGGTCTGTCAAGGAGAAACGGTGCAAGTCTTTCTCGATAAAGATAATAACCTCGTATTGGGCATTCCGGAATTTATGTTGAACTGGAAGCGAAAGGTAGGTCTGCTTTGA
- a CDS encoding beta-ketoacyl-ACP synthase III, producing the protein MSEVYINRIAKFLPNDPINNEEMEGYLGKINDKESKARRIVLRNNGIKTRYYALTPSGEPTHTNAALTAEAVRALFDDDFRSTDVELLSCGTSSPDYLMPSHAVMVHGMLGNRNLEVNSAAGNCCAGMNALKFGYLSVKSGNTKNAVCAGSERMSSWMLADHFNKEVENLKQLEEQPIIGFNKDFLRWMLSDGAGAFLLEDVQRGNLSLKIEWMEGYSYAHELEVCMYAGAEKTADGELKAFSDFPSEEWLSKSVFAVKQDTKLLDKHILVKGVESMKMAMDKHAVTPDDIDYLLPHVSSHYFVDGLYQGFAEAGIEITREKWYMNLRDVGNVGAGSVYLMLEELFHSGRLQKGQRIMLCVPESARFTYAYAYLTVC; encoded by the coding sequence ATGAGCGAAGTTTATATAAATAGAATAGCAAAATTTTTACCTAACGATCCCATCAATAACGAGGAGATGGAAGGTTATTTGGGTAAGATTAATGATAAAGAATCGAAAGCGCGTCGTATTGTGTTGCGTAATAACGGAATAAAAACACGTTACTATGCACTTACGCCTTCCGGCGAGCCTACACATACCAATGCTGCGTTGACTGCTGAAGCGGTACGTGCTCTTTTTGATGATGATTTTCGTTCCACCGATGTGGAGCTACTTTCCTGCGGAACTTCGTCTCCAGATTATCTAATGCCCTCTCATGCGGTTATGGTACACGGTATGTTGGGGAACAGAAATTTAGAAGTAAATTCTGCGGCGGGAAATTGTTGTGCTGGAATGAATGCGCTTAAATTTGGCTACCTGTCGGTGAAATCGGGCAACACGAAAAATGCAGTATGCGCGGGATCTGAGCGCATGTCATCTTGGATGCTGGCCGACCACTTTAATAAGGAAGTGGAAAACCTGAAGCAGCTCGAGGAACAACCTATAATAGGTTTTAACAAAGATTTTCTAAGATGGATGCTCTCCGATGGTGCCGGTGCTTTCTTGTTGGAAGATGTGCAACGAGGTAATTTATCCTTGAAGATTGAGTGGATGGAAGGCTATTCTTACGCGCATGAACTCGAGGTATGTATGTATGCCGGAGCAGAAAAAACTGCGGATGGTGAGTTGAAAGCATTTTCAGACTTTCCTTCGGAAGAATGGCTTTCAAAATCTGTGTTTGCCGTTAAGCAAGATACGAAGCTATTGGACAAACATATTTTGGTAAAAGGTGTGGAAAGTATGAAGATGGCGATGGATAAGCATGCCGTAACACCTGATGATATTGACTATCTCTTGCCACATGTTTCTTCCCATTATTTTGTTGATGGGCTCTATCAGGGTTTCGCCGAAGCAGGTATCGAGATTACGCGCGAGAAATGGTATATGAATTTGCGTGATGTAGGTAATGTCGGTGCCGGTTCAGTGTATCTGATGTTGGAGGAGTTGTTCCATAGTGGACGCCTACAAAAGGGGCAGCGTATTATGCTTTGCGTGCCAGAGAGTGCGCGCTTTACTTACGCCTATGCTTATCTAACAGTGTGCTGA
- a CDS encoding beta-ketoacyl synthase N-terminal-like domain-containing protein has translation MITWKPVYIHERNCVTPLGSNVEENWQQLLAGKSAILQQDVGLVRDVFVAKVPYTVAEVGNEADHETTLEGMLLKAAEPIVKKHKPGPRTAFVLATTKGEIGYLAESDAAQAMLTVLARKIARKLHIVTEPIIVSHACVSGVLAITVAKRLIQMGLYDDAFVLAGDEASEFVLSGFQAFQAMSPFPCRPFDQNRAGVSLGDAAACVYLSLEAGPFQVTGDAAINDANHISGPSRTGEGLYQSVRRTMEEARVSASDIDFISAHGTATLYNDEMEAIAFNRSGLGHVPVNSLKGYFGHTLGAAGLLETVISLQAMEQGLSIPTLGFQKLGTTEALQVVSEWTSAPIQRLLKTASGFGGSNAAILIEKR, from the coding sequence TTGATTACTTGGAAGCCAGTGTACATCCATGAACGTAATTGCGTTACGCCCTTGGGTAGCAATGTTGAAGAAAACTGGCAGCAGCTGTTGGCTGGCAAAAGCGCCATTCTACAGCAGGATGTTGGCTTAGTACGGGATGTTTTCGTTGCGAAAGTTCCCTATACAGTAGCAGAAGTGGGGAACGAGGCGGATCATGAGACGACGCTCGAAGGTATGTTGTTAAAAGCGGCGGAGCCGATCGTAAAAAAGCATAAACCGGGTCCGCGCACAGCCTTTGTACTGGCAACCACGAAAGGTGAGATTGGTTATTTAGCAGAAAGCGATGCAGCACAGGCCATGTTAACGGTGTTAGCGCGAAAAATAGCGCGAAAACTGCATATAGTTACCGAACCTATCATTGTTTCGCATGCTTGTGTTTCAGGCGTTTTGGCAATCACTGTCGCCAAGCGGTTAATACAAATGGGGCTGTATGATGATGCCTTTGTTTTGGCGGGCGATGAAGCGAGTGAGTTTGTGCTTTCGGGGTTTCAGGCTTTTCAAGCGATGAGTCCTTTCCCCTGTAGACCTTTTGATCAAAACAGGGCTGGCGTATCTTTAGGAGATGCCGCTGCATGTGTATACCTATCCCTTGAAGCGGGGCCATTCCAAGTGACCGGAGATGCTGCTATCAACGATGCCAACCATATCTCTGGGCCCTCGCGAACCGGAGAGGGATTGTATCAAAGTGTTCGGCGAACCATGGAGGAGGCCAGAGTTTCTGCGAGCGATATTGATTTTATATCCGCTCATGGAACAGCAACGCTTTATAACGATGAAATGGAAGCTATTGCATTCAACCGATCAGGACTTGGACATGTTCCTGTAAATAGTTTGAAGGGGTACTTTGGACATACGCTAGGTGCTGCTGGACTGTTGGAAACTGTTATTTCTCTTCAAGCCATGGAACAGGGACTGTCGATCCCCACATTAGGATTTCAAAAACTCGGAACAACAGAAGCATTGCAGGTGGTCAGCGAATGGACATCGGCGCCAATTCAGAGATTATTGAAGACTGCATCCGGTTTTGGGGGAAGCAACGCAGCCATCTTAATAGAAAAGAGATGA
- a CDS encoding NADPH-dependent FMN reductase family protein has translation MKRILFIYFSQSGQLEQIAASIAKPFVEDTEVEVDFYEIKMLQSFPFPWTSEAFFNTFPETFKQVPAEIHPPAPHILEKSYDLIVLHYQVWYLTPSIPINSFLKSAFANKLLDGKPVVSVSGSRNMWALAQDKLKVLLQEVGAELVGNIALTDRHHNLVSVVTIVDWMFSGVKRRPYGIFPKPGVSDEEIETADKYGKIILPYLKKGIFEGLQKELVMHGAIDYRFFLVSMDQKGNRMFKIWSSLILRNPSKRKRLVNIFKYYVVFAIYGISPIVYLIELLLYPLLYFVKYRKERQHYEGI, from the coding sequence ATGAAAAGGATACTTTTTATTTACTTCTCCCAATCGGGACAGTTGGAGCAGATTGCTGCTTCTATAGCAAAACCATTTGTAGAGGATACGGAAGTGGAAGTTGATTTCTATGAAATTAAGATGCTGCAGAGCTTCCCCTTTCCCTGGACCTCAGAAGCCTTCTTTAATACCTTTCCCGAAACATTCAAGCAAGTACCGGCGGAAATTCATCCGCCCGCTCCCCACATTTTGGAGAAGAGCTATGATCTGATTGTTTTACATTATCAGGTTTGGTACTTGACGCCCTCTATACCCATCAATTCATTTCTGAAGAGCGCCTTTGCGAATAAACTATTGGACGGTAAGCCGGTGGTGTCCGTAAGTGGCAGCCGTAATATGTGGGCCCTAGCGCAGGACAAACTGAAGGTACTACTGCAAGAGGTCGGTGCGGAGCTTGTCGGAAATATTGCGTTAACCGATAGGCATCATAATTTGGTCTCTGTGGTGACGATCGTTGATTGGATGTTTTCGGGTGTGAAACGAAGACCTTATGGGATCTTTCCGAAGCCTGGTGTATCCGATGAAGAGATAGAAACTGCTGATAAATACGGAAAAATTATTCTACCTTACCTAAAAAAGGGTATTTTTGAAGGTCTACAGAAAGAGTTGGTAATGCATGGTGCCATTGACTATCGTTTTTTTCTAGTGTCAATGGATCAGAAAGGGAATCGGATGTTTAAAATATGGTCGTCCCTTATTCTACGCAACCCCAGTAAGCGCAAGCGCTTAGTCAATATATTTAAGTACTATGTCGTGTTTGCGATCTATGGGATATCCCCTATCGTCTATCTGATAGAATTATTGCTTTACCCTCTTTTGTATTTTGTTAAATACAGAAAGGAACGACAGCATTACGAAGGAATCTAA
- a CDS encoding LpxL/LpxP family acyltransferase has translation MSQWDGKSKGTLLGYKIFVFLIKKVGVRAAYLLLVFVSFYYFLFNPKSFKAIYYYLRERQQYSAWRAFFAVYSVYYVFGQTIIDKVAISAGLRDRFTYEFDGIDTLKEALADQRGGILISAHVGNFEIAEKFFADIDLNFQINLVTVDQERTIIKEYIERISGGSSIKYIKIKDDLSHVFEINDALSNNELICFTGDRYFEGSKTLEGNLLGEKTTFPAGPFHIASRLAVPVIFVYVMKEKNLHYHLYARRAQQVKRRDVDSYLVAYTESVENILKRYPLQWFNFFDFWRARQDK, from the coding sequence ATGAGCCAATGGGACGGAAAATCTAAAGGGACACTCCTTGGCTATAAAATATTTGTATTTCTTATAAAAAAGGTCGGTGTAAGGGCAGCTTATTTGCTCTTGGTCTTTGTCTCTTTTTATTACTTCCTTTTCAATCCCAAAAGCTTTAAAGCTATTTACTATTATCTACGTGAGCGGCAGCAATACTCGGCGTGGAGGGCATTTTTTGCTGTTTATAGTGTTTACTATGTTTTTGGGCAAACCATCATTGATAAAGTTGCCATCTCGGCTGGGTTGCGAGATCGTTTCACCTACGAATTCGATGGCATAGATACCTTAAAAGAAGCGTTGGCTGATCAACGCGGAGGGATATTGATTTCGGCTCATGTCGGTAATTTCGAAATCGCAGAAAAATTCTTTGCTGACATAGATTTGAATTTTCAGATCAACCTAGTCACTGTCGATCAAGAACGTACGATCATCAAGGAATATATTGAACGGATTTCTGGGGGCTCTTCGATAAAGTATATCAAGATCAAGGATGATCTATCCCACGTGTTTGAAATCAATGATGCGTTGTCTAATAACGAGTTGATCTGCTTTACCGGCGACCGTTATTTCGAAGGATCAAAAACACTGGAAGGAAATTTGCTAGGAGAAAAGACGACGTTTCCGGCAGGCCCTTTTCATATTGCCTCAAGGCTTGCTGTTCCGGTCATCTTCGTGTACGTTATGAAAGAAAAAAATCTGCATTACCACCTCTATGCACGCCGTGCCCAGCAGGTTAAGCGTCGTGATGTGGATTCGTATCTTGTAGCATATACCGAAAGTGTGGAGAATATACTCAAACGATACCCCCTGCAATGGTTTAACTTTTTCGATTTTTGGCGAGCACGGCAGGACAAGTAA
- a CDS encoding beta-ketoacyl-[acyl-carrier-protein] synthase family protein: MHKYCVVAKQRIVVDTEEQFVSTEDDFSAFAKEAFKQRNAAYPKFFKMDSLSKLATLAAEYILDGEPTDGLALVLVNKSGSLDTDVKHQESIQDSDHFFPSPATFVYTLANICAGEISIRHQLQTENVFFVADQFPVTMVSTYADYLLVSGKAKRVLCGWIDFFQEKYEAVLYIVSPEGEKQHTEENISSLFRTLEG, from the coding sequence ATGCATAAATATTGTGTCGTTGCGAAGCAACGGATCGTTGTGGATACTGAAGAACAGTTTGTTTCGACGGAAGACGATTTTTCAGCCTTTGCAAAAGAGGCCTTTAAACAACGAAATGCGGCCTATCCGAAGTTTTTTAAAATGGATTCGCTGAGCAAATTAGCTACGCTAGCTGCAGAATATATCTTGGACGGCGAGCCAACCGATGGGTTAGCATTGGTGTTGGTCAACAAATCTGGAAGTTTGGATACGGATGTGAAGCATCAAGAAAGTATTCAGGATAGTGATCATTTCTTTCCGAGCCCAGCAACGTTCGTTTACACGCTAGCTAATATATGCGCTGGGGAAATCAGTATCCGGCATCAATTGCAGACCGAAAATGTTTTTTTTGTTGCTGATCAGTTTCCTGTAACGATGGTGTCTACCTATGCAGATTATCTGTTGGTTTCTGGAAAAGCGAAGCGTGTGCTATGTGGGTGGATCGATTTTTTTCAGGAAAAATATGAGGCGGTTTTGTATATTGTTTCACCTGAGGGAGAAAAACAGCACACGGAAGAAAACATTTCTTCATTATTTCGAACCCTTGAGGGTTAA
- a CDS encoding beta-ketoacyl-[acyl-carrier-protein] synthase family protein, with amino-acid sequence MRKRVVITGMGIYSCIGTNLEEVRQSLFEGKSGIVVDADRFDFGFKSPLTGMVPAPDLKKVLSRRQRISMGEESEYAYMATTEALRNAGISEDDFQQREVGILYGNDSVSKAIIDATDIAREKKDTQLIGSGAIFKSMNSTVTMNLATIFGLSGVNMTISAACASGSHAIGLGFMFIQQGLQDLIICGGAQEINPYAMASFDGLGVFATDIDHPAAASRPFDKKRTGLVPSGGAATVILESYESAIERGAPIIAEVMGYGFSSNGGHISTPNIEGPAKAMRRALKQAGVKPEEVDYINAHATSTPIGDANEAKAILEVFGNRPYVSSTKSMTGHECWMAGSSEIVYSTLMMQHGFIAPTINLEEPDEDIKELNFVSSTIKQEFDIYLSNSFGFGGTNSALVVKKFNNE; translated from the coding sequence ATGCGTAAACGGGTCGTGATCACAGGTATGGGGATTTACTCCTGTATCGGAACCAACTTGGAGGAAGTCAGACAATCGCTTTTCGAAGGAAAGTCCGGGATTGTCGTTGATGCTGACCGGTTTGATTTCGGGTTTAAATCTCCTTTGACGGGAATGGTGCCTGCGCCGGATTTGAAAAAGGTGTTAAGTCGTCGTCAGCGAATTAGTATGGGCGAGGAATCTGAGTATGCGTATATGGCTACTACGGAAGCCTTGCGCAACGCCGGTATCAGCGAGGATGATTTTCAGCAACGGGAAGTGGGGATCCTTTACGGGAATGATAGTGTGTCCAAGGCGATTATTGATGCAACGGATATTGCTCGGGAGAAGAAAGATACACAACTAATTGGTTCCGGCGCAATTTTCAAGTCGATGAATTCCACCGTAACCATGAACTTGGCGACTATTTTCGGTCTTTCTGGTGTGAACATGACGATCAGCGCGGCATGTGCCAGTGGTTCGCATGCGATTGGGCTTGGTTTTATGTTTATCCAACAGGGACTTCAGGATCTTATTATCTGTGGTGGTGCGCAAGAAATCAATCCGTATGCCATGGCTAGTTTCGATGGACTAGGCGTGTTTGCGACAGATATCGATCATCCAGCAGCAGCATCTCGTCCGTTTGACAAGAAACGTACCGGGTTGGTGCCGAGTGGAGGAGCCGCCACCGTCATATTGGAAAGCTACGAGTCTGCGATCGAAAGAGGAGCGCCCATCATTGCGGAGGTCATGGGCTACGGGTTCTCTTCCAACGGGGGGCATATATCGACACCAAACATCGAAGGTCCTGCAAAGGCCATGCGACGAGCCTTGAAACAGGCGGGTGTAAAGCCGGAAGAAGTGGATTACATAAATGCGCACGCAACATCGACGCCCATTGGCGACGCGAATGAGGCAAAAGCAATATTGGAGGTTTTCGGAAATCGTCCCTATGTGAGTTCAACGAAGTCGATGACGGGTCATGAATGCTGGATGGCTGGCTCATCGGAAATTGTCTACTCGACATTGATGATGCAACATGGTTTTATCGCGCCGACGATCAATCTGGAAGAACCTGATGAGGATATTAAAGAATTAAATTTTGTTTCCAGCACAATAAAACAAGAATTTGATATATATTTGTCTAACTCTTTCGGATTTGGAGGAACCAATTCCGCTTTGGTAGTCAAGAAATTTAATAATGAATAA